The following nucleotide sequence is from Apium graveolens cultivar Ventura chromosome 4, ASM990537v1, whole genome shotgun sequence.
ATTGATGTAGAAAATGCAAGAGTGATGGTTCTTGCCGCCACCAATCGTCCATCAGAGCTTGATGAAGCAATACTTAGACGTCTCCCTCTGGCTTTTAAAATTGGATTACCCGATCGCAGGGGTAGAGTTGAAATACTAAAGGTTATCTTGAAGGGGGAAAGGGTGGAGAGTTCAATTGACTTTGACCACATAGCTGGTTTATGTGATGGGTACAGTGGCTCAGATCTTCTTGAGCTTTGCAAGCAGGCAGCCTATATTCCCATCAGGGACCTTCTTAATGCTGAAAAGAGGGGACTGGAACCTTCGGTCTGTATTCTTTTCTCATATATTACTTCTCTGATTATAAAGGAATAATTTCATTAATGATATACTACAATAAATGTAGCTTTCTGAAGCACTGATTGTTAACTTTTCTGACTGGTAGTAGCCTAGCAGGTCAAGTAGACTGAATTCCCCATGGATTCATTTCAAACTGATATACAGAACCACTAGTTACTTACAAAAAATCTAATGACGGACGACTGTAGAAGCCTTGACATTCTTTGGAAAATATGCTGTTTAGGAATTTCCACCTACCTCTGTGTAATCATTCAATATAATATTTAGCACTTGAAGTCCTAAAGCAGCTAAATCGTATAGTAGATTAAGTTGGTACACTTAGAGATTTGGTGTTGTTCCAGAACTATTGTAGGTTACAAAGATTACCTTGGTACAGTACCAAATAAGTATTGATAATtgataataaattaataataaaggTATATTAGGTTGCACGTTAATATAAAAAATGGTGATCGATGAGGCAGCGACTTCATATGATTTGTTCACTTGTACTTAGAAATAGGATTGTAAAAGTTAGATTGTCCAGGTTGGAGATATCTATTGTCCAAGCTAGTCCAACACTGTTATACACTAAAGAGAATTATACAGTTTGTCAGGGATGTGACCAGGAGTACATAGGAGTGGCAGTGTCCAACACATACCCGAATGTGTCCAAGACTGAGATGCAACCCTCTGGGAACTGTCCTCATTGCGTAGGGTGTCATTGTGTAGGGTGTTGTTGAATTGTTAATGTTGTAAAGTATACTCTTTTGAATTTGGCCAATTCATACAATTGTTCGTGAAGGTTTATTCTGTTATTTTTTTATATGTTGGAGAGGGAAATGTTCGATAAGTTTATTGTTTTTTCTTGCCCATGTTCCTCTTTTTCGAGTCTTAAGTATTTGCAGAATGTTAAAGGGGGAAATGTACAATAAGTTTATTGTTTCTTCTTCCCATATTCGTCTTGACGAGTCTTCATTATATGTCTTGTATTTTCAGGAACCCAGGCTATTATCACAATCAGATCTTGAGAATGTTCTTGCGACAAAAAGAAAGACAAAGGCTGCTGCTAGTGAATACACAAGGGCGAGTTCACAATTGCCAGGATGGTCAGGCAATAGTGAGCCGGATGATAATAGAGTGCGAGCTGCAATTAGTGAGCTATCCAAGCTTATGATGTCCCAAGTTCTAAATATTCAGACGGAGGACCAAGATCTCTGAGGTTTTTTATCTTTGCTTGTATTTGGAACGGCTAAGATCGGAGTCTAACAACAATTCAGGAAAGAGTTTTAAATGTCTGGTGCCAGACATTATGAGTTTTGTAAATATATCTGCATGAAGTGTACTCTATTATCTTCCATATATGAATTCTGAACACCTTGAAAGGGTTGACACGTTATCAGTTAAATATTGTTGCATTTTAAAGtaaaattatgtcaaagattGTCAGTTTTTATTTACAAGTAACAACCTATGCTTGCATAGCTTTCTACATACGAACTGGTCAgtttttttttttgataagtggACTGGTCAGCTTTTGTGATATGAAACTGAAATATGAACTTTCATCACGACTTCTTATACGAAACATTTGCAGTTATATGTATTTGTGCAAGTAACGTAGATGTGCTATGGATCTGTTACGACTGAAGTTAGGACTGCAATTGAATTGCGTCTAATGGTTACATATTATGTACTTCTAATACGAAACTTCTGCAGCAGTATGTATTTGTGCGAGTACCATAGATGGTCTATGCTGAAGGTAGTAATTTTGTTTGTGGTTTGACATTACTTGAATGTTTACCGTCGTGTCGTAGCTGATGATGGAGTAGGTAAAGCATCACGTACATGGTTTTATTCTTGGTAGTGGGGTGTTCTGTTTTGCATATTTAGTAGTGATTACAACACTATGTTAATGCTTGTTAGCACACATGTTCTGAATTTTTACTTGGTCGTTTATGGGTAGCTGAATGTAGGCCATTTGTAACTATGTTTTAAGAATGCTAAATCTTTATAGATGTAATATAATTGTATGGATAATAATTTCTGAATAGCAGCTATTAGTTTCCAGTGTGCTAAATTCAAGTGTTTGCTCATACTTTGTTTGGTCATCTGCAAAATTTAATCTAATAGGCCCGCAAGGGTGGCTCTGGGGATAATTATTTTCTCGGTCACATGTTCGAATTTTTCggaaggagaatttatgattatgccccTTGAATCAGAGCATATCGCTTAAGTGCGGTTTATCTTGTTTCACGTGATTTACAGGAAATTTACCCACTACGTACCTGTAGGGCTGCGGCCACGGATTTTCTACGATAGAATGTGGCCAGCATCTTTGACATTCTTATACTATGTCATGTTTATATGTCAAACCTTGGTGCTAATTTGTGTAGTTCAAATGCCATTACAATATTTGGCCAAAAGTCACATAGCGGTCCATGGGATGAGGAGAACGAGCAATGCTAGAGCTTCCAAAACGGATTTCAAATACCTTGCACTATTAAGTGCTCTTAATATGAATTCAGAACTTCTGCATAGATTTGATAAAACCAAAAGTTCATCTTAAGATTCTTGTGTTTAAAAAAATAGTAGTCATTTGCTCTGCAGACTGAGGAATCGGATCAGAGATGGGGTTGTAATTGGTGAGTAGTGGGATCCCAATTAGTGTTAAGGTTGTTTCATGCATTTTAATATAATGTATTTTATATAATTGTTAATAGTAGTCAAATAGATTAAAGAAGCATCCAACTTGGGTAATATTTTAGATTATTAGTGTTGGTAGATTTGCATTAGTCAATGGATTCACAAATTGACGGTGATGCAGAGGTTTCCCCCCATGTCGTTTGGATAGATGTTGGATATGGTTGGAAGAAGcgaatcaacaaataataaaatgtcagactcagaatttataaaaaatttatgggaagaaataatagttaaggaaaaactaaatactttgcccttaatttgattttttttttttaaaaatagttataaGGAAAATTATATGGAATCATTGTTCTAAAAAACAGAAATCGGCATTATTCAGTATAGTAACCTTTTAATAATTAATTGGATAATCGGTgattaatcggaacattaatcGGATGTAATAacatataataataattaatttattaaactaaatatataaatttaagaaaaaattacaGTGATTAATCGGATTAAAAAATCGAATCGGCAAGAATGATTAATCGGATGATTAATAGATAAAATCGGTAATTTTTAAAATAGAGCAAGGAATACCTATATCATTAAAGTTTTTTTCAAAATTAATACTAGCaccatttttaaaattatatttaaaagttCTGTTTTCgagtttgattttcagaattcgATTTGCGGATTCTGCAATCTAATATacaaattaatttcaaatttttactTCACTTGGTTGTATTTTTGTTTCTTAGCGAATCAATCTTTTTTTAATCGTAGAGCACCTGCAGCCGCTATCCTTCGGATGTGCAGCGGGTAAACCTCACGACTTCACGCAATaacctgcaaatcacgtgaaccaagataaaccgcattTGAGCGACATACTCTGACTCAGGAGTCATGATCATAAATTCTCCTCTCGTACCTTTAAAACTAAAACTTAAACAAattgtaatttttaaaattaacttatacaaaattttatttttgaaaaaaaaataacaATTATATTTTCGAAAAAATCTCTAATCTACTAATGAATAAATTCCATTGAGCTATTATAAGCTGTGATTGCACTGAAACTTTCATCACTCCACCCGCCATATCCACACCGACACTATAATCCTGCCACGTGTCAATCCTCCCCAATCCAACGGCCCTAATTAAACCTCTCTCTCATCCCTCAATCTCTCCAAATTAACACTAGTACCATATCACTCCAGTGTCACGCCATTTGTTCATTTCAATTATACACACACCTCTCCCTGTATCTATATTTCCATTATATAGATACTCATCACACCacctctctctctcacacacatctctctcaatctctctctctctctcccatctctctcaatctctctcactcccatctctctctctctctctcatctctctctctgaGACGAACAGAGGATGGAGGCGTTTTATTACATGGTGTTTGGTGTGTTGGGGACAATAGTGGCGATTACAGAGCTAAGCAAGAGCAATAAGGATCGAATCAACACTTCTCAGCCTTTTAATTCGTTCAAAAATAATTATCTCGTTGTTTATTCTCTTATGATGGGTGATTATCCTCCTCCTCGCATCTTCTTCAATTTGTTGTGTTTAGATCTGTTGTTTTAATGCCTGCATTGtgtttgattatttaatttttgCGAATTTTGCTGTTTTCGATGTTCGATTCGTGTTTAATTTGATGGATCTATGTATGATCGTGTTTTTTATGTAGAATTGATACTAGATCTGGTTGTAATTATGCGGATTTCGTTGAATTATAATGTCGATAAAGTTGAATTCTGTTAGTAATTATGCGGATTTAGTTTGATTAAAATGTCGATCAATAGAATTGATTCGATCAGTACCTTAAATTTATTTTGAAGATTTCCGTGAGATCAGTTAGAGAAATATTAATATTTACGCACACTTAAACTTTCTACTTCTTCTAGTTTATGCTGCTAGGGATTAATTTTTCCCCGGTTTGGCCTTTTAGTGTATGTGATAGATTATTTATGTGTTGAAATGGAAGGAGTTATTTCCCGTGATTTAGTGGAATCATGCTGAGCTTGAATCGGTTAATTATCGTTTAATTAATGATCATGCCATTTTGACATGATGTTTGGTTTTGTTTGATGGTGACAAGGAACTGTGATATTAATGAAGTTAGTTTTATGTTCTTGTCTATATGTTATTAATGATCATTAAAGTAAACACAGGGGATGTGTTCGGTTTTGGTATTTTGTTGTAATTGCTGATGCAGTTCTTTTAATTGCAGTAGCTAGTTATTTATGGTAGTTGTTTTCTTTCAATTCGTTTAATACTTTTGTTTTTATGTGGCGACAGCTGGTGATTGGTTGCAGGGACCATATGTGTACTACCTTTACACAACGTATGGTTATGGTAAGGGAGATATTGGACAGCTCTTTATTGCTGGTTTTGGATCCTCCATGTTGTTTGGTACAATTGTCGGATCTCTAGCAGATAAAACGTGAGTCCCTCTCCTTCAGAATTTTAGTAGAGATAGATGTGTGAGATGGAATTTCTCATTATTGCTTTTTTTTGTCTGGTCAAAAAAATTATTACAGGGGTAGGAAACGTGCATGTGTAACTTACTGCATTACTTACATACTGAGCTGCATTACTAAGCATTCTCCTCACTATAAAGTCCTGATGTTGGGTCGCATATTGGGTGGTATTGCGACATCCCTTCTATTTTCAGCATTTGAGTCATGGCTTGTGGCTGAGCACAATAAGGTACATAGTGTTTAAGATATTACAAATTCTACTGCTGCTTCCGAAATTTAAATGCACAGTTAAGACATTGATCTGTTGAGAACCATTTCGTTGACTTGTTTGAGTAAAAGGATTTAATATGCTTTTGACTCCTTACTCTATGTGGCTATGGTATGATGCTGTCAATACGTATTAGGGCCATGTATAAACACTTTGATAGGATGTTAAGATATTTTGTGACTTTCACAAGGGACTTATCAGCCCGTGTCTTCTTTATATACAAAATTTGCTTTATGCTTCCTTGGAGCTGCTTTTTCCAGCTGATTGATTTGATACTGCTAAAATTTATGAAGATCGGGGAATGTTTCTTAAAAAAAAAGTAATCATATATCTGTGAACTAATGTTTGTTATGGTGCATGACCGGTGACATTATGTGCAGTAAAAAAAATTCTTGCTAAATTTATGTGTAGTTTCTGGTACTTATCGATGGACTGATACCTCTAATGGACCATGTTTGCGCATTCTCTTCATATGCTTTTCTAAACTGTTTAATGTTGAAAAAATATCTTGTGTAAGAACTAGCTTATCTGTAGTCGGTAGTATTAAGTAAATCATTGATTTCTCTTTCATTTTGTGTCTGTAGAGAAATTTTGATCAGCAATGGCTCTCACTAACATTCTCCAAGGCAATATTTCTTGGAAATGGTCTTGTTGCTATAATCTCTGGGTTATTTGGAAATATGCTTGTTGATTCTTTAAGTCTTGGACCTGTGGCACCATTTGATGCTGCTGCATGCTTTCTAGCAATTGGTATGGCCATTATAATGTCATCCTGGACGGAGAATTATGGTGACCCTTCAGAGAGCAAGGACTTGCTTACACAATTCAAGGGCGCTGCTGTGGCTATTGCTTCAGGTGTGTATTATGGGTTTATGGCTTGTGAATCATGGTCTCTGTTTCTTAATTCTAAAGTTTTCTTTACTTACTTTGCATACTATGTTGGTCTCTTAGTCCTTGGAGACTACGCAGTAAGTAATAGATAGATAACTAATTTTATCAATTCAAATCTATCCATTAAGTATCTTGGACCAATTATATATTCATGAGTATTCAACACAGCTAAGAAAAAGTATTATCTTTCTTTGTTTATATTGATGTCTTGGCATGCAATTTTTGTTCTGAGATTGGACTATGAATTTCACTTACTGTATACTCCCTCTGTTCCTTTATATCTTAACACTTCCCTTTTTTGGGATGTCCCGTCCATTTCTTTACATTTCCCACAAATTCATATGTTACTTCACTAATTTTAGTAAGTCCTGCTAACATGCCCACAATTTCTTCTCTTTTCTTGACTTCTCCTAAGCTCCGTGCCCAACCCAAATGTTTACAATTGGGTGGGACAGAAGGGTATAAGTTTAGATTCTTAGGGCATTAATGTCCATAACTAAAATAACATTAGCATTTAGCAATAAATAAATTGCGTTATCGCCGTGTTTCTAATTATTTGTCCT
It contains:
- the LOC141721548 gene encoding uncharacterized protein LOC141721548 — its product is MEAFYYMVFGVLGTIVAITELSKSNKDRINTSQPFNSFKNNYLVVYSLMMAGDWLQGPYVYYLYTTYGYGKGDIGQLFIAGFGSSMLFGTIVGSLADKTGRKRACVTYCITYILSCITKHSPHYKVLMLGRILGGIATSLLFSAFESWLVAEHNKRNFDQQWLSLTFSKAIFLGNGLVAIISGLFGNMLVDSLSLGPVAPFDAAACFLAIGMAIIMSSWTENYGDPSESKDLLTQFKGAAVAIASDEKIALLGAIQSLFEGSMYTFVFLWTPALSPNDEEIPHGFIFATFMLASMLGSSFASRLMARSSLKVEGYMQIVFVVSAASLTLPILTSFLVPPSEEKGSISFAGCLQLLGFCTFEACVGIFWPSIMKMRSQYIPEEARSTIMNFFRIPLNIFVCIVLYNVNAFPITVMFGMCSIFLFVASILQRRLAVIADKTKTEDWSPMRERDAEAEPLTEA